One stretch of Cottoperca gobio chromosome 18, fCotGob3.1, whole genome shotgun sequence DNA includes these proteins:
- the LOC115023763 gene encoding LOW QUALITY PROTEIN: serpin H1 (The sequence of the model RefSeq protein was modified relative to this genomic sequence to represent the inferred CDS: inserted 1 base in 1 codon; deleted 1 base in 1 codon), which produces MFPRLPVCILMSLPVLLVQGSTAPASPPPHPPPPLGDPSWVIGLHLYQALRSDSSSINTVFSPLLVASSQGALGGGSAGTTSSQLQDLLKTPSPAKAGDRAEELLSGALKSFTEANGTSFHLHTSSALFSKQAPPASQAFVKESQARYRLQHRPLGKGDXLKQLRSWAKAGLGGLEGAPLSAQIQAKAGVLILANTLRFRGLWEREFSEGSTDRRTFLGKKYTKVVVVHRAGTVCYRYHEDIQNMVQVLEAPVCGRKGSMVLLLLTLELLSKWLEKTNVTSVSISLPKVNLTTKLKKQLSALSLTDAWDQKVANSSGVSDKGKGKLHLGEVLHWALLELAAQAGKRDTNLEENIEKPKLFNADHPFIIFVRDNATGALLLMGALDHAEGEALHDEL; this is translated from the exons ATGTTCCCCAGGCTTCCTGTCTGTATCCTCATGTCTTTGCCAGTTCTTCTGGTGCAGGGCAGCACTGCCCCGGCAAGCCCTCCACCccacccacctcctcctctgggGGACCCCAGCTGGGTTATTGGTCTGCACCTGTACCAAGCCCTCCGCTCTGACTCGAGTTCCATAAACACCGTCTTCTCCCCTCTGCTTGTGGCCTCCTCGCAAGGAGCACTGGGTGGAGGTTCAGCAGGCACCACTTCCAGCCAGCTCCAAGACCTCCTCAAGACCCCGTCCCCTGCCAAGGCTGGAGACCGTGCTGAAGAGCTCCTGTCCGGGGCACTGAAGAGCTTCACTGAAGCCAATGGGACCAGCTTTCACCTGCACACATCCTCAGCTCTGTTTTCCAAGCAAGCTCCTCCAGCCAGCCAGGCGTTTGTGAAAGAGAGCCAGGCCAGATACAGGCTGCAGCATCGTCCACTGGGGAAAGGAG TCCTGAAGCAGCTCCGTAGCTGGGCTAAGGCTGGGCTTGGTGGGCTGGAGGGAGCGCCTTTATCGGCTCAAATCCAGGCTAAGGCTGGAGTGCTGATACTAGCTAATACCCTGCGCTTTAGAG GGCTGTGGGAGAGAGAGTTCAGCGAGGGGAGCACAGATCGTCGCACCTTCTTGGGGAAGAAGTACACCAAAGTGGTGGTGGTGCACAGAGCAGGTACA GTTTGTTACCGTTACCATGAAGACATCCAAAACATGGTGCAGGTTCTGGAA GCGCCTGTATGTGGGCGCAAGGGCAGCATGGTGCTTCTGCTTCTGACGCTTGAGCTGCTGTCCAAGTGGCTGGAGAAGACCAATGTCACCAGCGTGTCCATCTCACTGCCCAAGGTGAACCTCACCACCAAACTTAAG aaacagctgtctgctctgAGCTTGACCGATGCCTGGGACCAGAAAGTGGCCAATTCCTCCGGGGTGTCAGACAAGGGCAAGGGGAAACTCCACCTGGGTGAAGTCCTCCATTGGGCTTTGTTGGAACTGGCTGCTCAAGCTGGGAAAAGAGACACCAATCTAGAGGAGAACATAGAAAAGCCCAAGCTGTTCAATGCTGATCACCCCTTCATCATCTTTGTCAGAGACAACGCTACTGGAGCCCTTCTGCTGATGGGAGCTCTGGACCATGCAGAGGGAGAGGCCCTCCATGATGAACTGTAA